The proteins below come from a single Salvelinus fontinalis isolate EN_2023a chromosome 1, ASM2944872v1, whole genome shotgun sequence genomic window:
- the dennd10 gene encoding DENN domain-containing protein 10, with the protein MASPETQLMLSIGLIEKDVNADTLWVWCYPSVSAELREVLLSKCCLTQDSQVLNTFVFGQFCRTWYYISTVEVQEPTALKKVTHFSLVVTAKDFNPEKYAAFSRVLCRMYIKHGSPVKMMEGYIAVLTKGICQSDENGSFLIKDYDVRKAYLAGSVKDVVSQFGMETIILYTALMLKKRIVVHHPRIEALLEFTRALPALTWHRKDWSILHPYVHLTDSELENLRTCTGYVAGFVDPQVSNRSDLFDVYVNLPDTEITVSQSAKEAMAMGKLHKDIGLVIVQSAEDADRTDGQVIKDISIKTREILANLASLAEDCENSKITLETIKQRHFPPATENFLFHLAAAEQLLKI; encoded by the exons ATGGCGTCACCAGAAACTCAGCTCATGCTAAGCATTGGATTAATTG AGAAAGACGTGAATGCAGACACCTTGTGGGTGTGGTGCTATCCCTCAGTCAGTGCTGAGCTCCGGGAGGTCCTGCTCAGTAAGTGCTGTCTCACACAGGACAGCCAGGTCCTGAACACCTTTGTGTTCGGCCAGTTCTGCCGTACCTGGTACTACATATCCACTGTAGAGGTACAGGAACCCACCGCCCTAAAGAAG GTCACACATTTTTCATTAGTTGTCACAGCAAAGGACTTCAACCCTGAGAAGTATGCAGCATTCAGTCGAGTACTATGCAG GATGTACATCAAACATGGGAGCCCAGTGAAAATGATGGAGGGTTACATTGCAGTCCTCACCAAAGGCATCTGCCAGAGTGATGAGAATGGCTCCTTTCTCATCAAGGACTACGATGTTAGGAAGGCGTACTTAGCAGGCTCAGTGAAAG ATGTGGTGTCCCAGTTTGGGATGGAGACCATCATCCTATACACAGCACTTATGCTAAAGAAGAGGATTGTGGTCCATCACCCTCGGATTGAAGCACTGTTGGAGTTCACAAG AGCTCTTCCAGCTCTGACATGGCACAGGAAAGACTGGTCCATTCTGCACCCTTATGTCCATCTGACTGACAGCGAGCTGGAGAATCTCAGGACATGCACTG GATATGTCGCAGGATTTGTTGACCCACAAGTGAGCAACAGATCTGACTTGTTTGATGTGTATGTAAACCTACCAGATACTGAGATTACCGTATCCCAGAGTGCCAAAG agGCCATGGCTATGGGGAAGTTGCACAAAGACATTGGCCTCGTCATTGTCCAGTCTGCAGAGGATGCTGATAGAACCGATGGGCAGGTTATCAAG GACATTTCCATAAAGACGAGGGAGATCCTTGCTAACCTGGCGTCCTTAGCTGAGGACTGTGAGAACTCTAAAATCACCCTGGAGACCATAAAGCAGCGTCACTTCCCGCCTGCTACCGAGAACTTCTTGTTCCACTTGGCAGCTGCAGAGCAGCTCCTCAAGATATGA